From the Mastacembelus armatus unplaced genomic scaffold, fMasArm1.2, whole genome shotgun sequence genome, one window contains:
- the LOC113143764 gene encoding CD59 glycoprotein-like produces MKRSLGICLVICSALIGLGSAIRCYSCKDYTGSCTKQRDCSYDDACLTLFERGGMTYRQCLKYSDCDYGRLGQMFPQVSSFTFKCCNSDLCNSAPSTATSSLIGLLASVLVMWWCVH; encoded by the exons ATGAAGCGCTCCCTGGGCATCTGTCTGGTGatctgctctgctctgattgGCCTGG GATCAGCCATTCGATGTTACAGCTGCAAAGATTATACAGGCAGCTGCACCAAACAACGAGACTGCAGCTACGACGACGCCTGTCTCACCCTCTTTGAGAGAG GGGGGATGACCTACCGTCAGTGTCTGAAGTATTCAGACTGTGACTACGGGCGACTGGGCCAGATGTTCCCCCAG GTGTCCAGCTTCACCTTTAAGTGCTGCAACTCGGACCTGTGCAACTCCGCCCCCTCAACTGCAACAAGCTCTCTGATTGGTCTGCTGGCCTCGGTGCTGGTCATGTGGTGGTGCGTCCACTGA